The Candidatus Aminicenantes bacterium genome has a window encoding:
- a CDS encoding GDSL-type esterase/lipase family protein encodes MKKFFLRIFVIVLATVLTVAVVEVFVRVFWNKLNGQTVIPLSLKTHRFSANPLMGYELIPGSSAFEDDAWYRINQDGIRDREYSIPKPQGVFRIAAVGDSCTFGFGLELEDTWPKQLERELQKIRPEVEVINFGVMGYNTPQETERIQDKVLKYSPDLIIIGYSLNDIGVFSRERRVLHTYKGYNSFFSTGSDLLDGLLSHLKTYMLIKNRLYLKKTNADTRPQYSKDGYKFIKIGYNRYYFDGYKEPENWQILNTAFAKIRALTQPQIPVLFVIHTEFADMEHYLFGEIHEIVKKLCRDYGFPVLDPLNEMLAYKVQDLRISKANIHPNAFGNKIFVQAIVRYLQANSLLK; translated from the coding sequence ATGAAAAAATTCTTTTTGCGTATTTTCGTCATCGTTTTAGCGACTGTTTTAACGGTCGCAGTCGTCGAAGTTTTTGTCAGGGTTTTCTGGAACAAGCTCAACGGGCAAACGGTCATCCCCCTGTCCTTGAAAACCCATCGTTTTTCAGCCAATCCGCTTATGGGTTACGAACTGATCCCCGGCAGTTCCGCTTTCGAGGACGATGCCTGGTATAGGATCAATCAGGACGGAATCCGTGATCGGGAATATTCCATCCCCAAGCCGCAAGGAGTTTTCCGCATCGCCGCCGTCGGCGATTCGTGCACCTTCGGCTTCGGATTGGAGCTGGAAGATACGTGGCCAAAACAGCTGGAGCGGGAGCTGCAAAAAATTCGCCCCGAAGTGGAAGTGATCAATTTCGGAGTCATGGGCTACAACACCCCCCAGGAAACGGAGAGGATCCAGGACAAAGTTTTGAAGTATTCCCCCGACCTGATCATCATCGGCTACAGTTTGAACGATATAGGCGTTTTTAGCCGGGAGCGGCGAGTCCTGCATACCTATAAAGGTTACAACTCCTTTTTTTCCACCGGGAGCGATTTATTGGACGGCCTCCTGTCTCATTTAAAAACCTACATGTTGATAAAAAATCGTCTCTATTTGAAAAAAACCAATGCCGATACCCGGCCGCAATATTCCAAGGATGGCTACAAATTCATTAAGATAGGGTATAACCGCTATTACTTCGATGGCTATAAGGAACCCGAGAATTGGCAGATCCTGAACACAGCCTTCGCCAAAATCCGCGCCTTGACCCAGCCGCAAATCCCGGTGTTGTTCGTCATCCATACCGAATTTGCCGACATGGAACACTACCTGTTCGGCGAAATTCACGAAATAGTGAAAAAGCTCTGCCGCGATTACGGCTTTCCCGTTCTCGACCCGCTGAACGAAATGCTGGCTTACAAGGTCCAGGACCTCAGGATCAGCAAAGCCAATATCCACCCCAATGCCTTTGGCAACAAGATCTTTGTGCAGGCCATTGTCCGCTATTTGCAGGCAAATTCCCTTTTGAAATAG